Genomic DNA from Carnobacterium divergens DSM 20623:
CAGGTTGTAATGGAACAAAAAATAAAGAAGAGGCAACACAAAATACTGAAAGTGCCAAGAAATGGGCGAAAATTGAAAAAGCTGGAACACTTAAAGTAGCTACTCCAGGAACGCTTTACCCAACTTCTTTTCATGATAAAAAAACAAATGAGTTAACAGGATATGTTGTTGATACAATGAATGAAGTGGGCAAACGGTTGAACTTGAAAGTGGAATACTCTGAAATTGGAGCAGATGGAATGTTTGCTGCAGTTAATAATGGACAAGTGGATATTACAGCAAGTGATGTTGAAATCACAAAAAGTCGTGAGAAGAAATTTGATTTTTCAGAACCAATCAAATATTCATTTGGCAGTATGATTGTACGTAAATCAGATCAATCTGGGATTCATTCATTAAAGGATTTAAAAGGTAAAAAATCAGCTGGAGCAGCAACGACTGTTTACATGGATATTTCTAAAAAGTATGGAGCAGAGCCGGTTATTTATGATAATGTGACCAATGATCAATATTTATCAGATGTGGCTAATGGTCGTACGGATGTGATCTTAAATGACTACTATTTACAAAAAATGACTGTGGAAGCTATGCCTGAAATTCCAGTGATGATTCCAGAAATTTACTACAAACCAACAA
This window encodes:
- a CDS encoding transporter substrate-binding domain-containing protein, with amino-acid sequence MLAVIVAGCNGTKNKEEATQNTESAKKWAKIEKAGTLKVATPGTLYPTSFHDKKTNELTGYVVDTMNEVGKRLNLKVEYSEIGADGMFAAVNNGQVDITASDVEITKSREKKFDFSEPIKYSFGSMIVRKSDQSGIHSLKDLKGKKSAGAATTVYMDISKKYGAEPVIYDNVTNDQYLSDVANGRTDVILNDYYLQKMTVEAMPEIPVMIPEIYYKPTSIGLVMKKNDTELKAKVDEQLSAMQKDGTLTKLSEKYFGGADVSKKTDVKITEEIKVD